From the Esox lucius isolate fEsoLuc1 chromosome 21, fEsoLuc1.pri, whole genome shotgun sequence genome, one window contains:
- the LOC105022010 gene encoding disco-interacting protein 2 homolog C isoform X5, translating to MAEREASPLPLEVRARLAELELELSEGDITQKGYEKKRSKLIRAYVPHPGGMEGMSHRPPFGPPSAARFHRRRSSGTRDERYRSDVHSEAVQAVLARHVESKVAVPMPSKRRSLVVQTSMDAYTPPGLSPLCSDSSSGSEEEAEPGDDMPGMEHWMGRPAHLGPAHLGSTSSSSSSTQSGGSGNAGRLADSLAHTHLSHPHLAHTHLTHPHLSQSHHASTHHSQTHHGISHLSLKRKAALGVAENGGSLRRSCEFGSDMLWPPPLESDENHSAPPDVSGYSSDSSHSHPHSERHIGTIARNTQKYGNAERMETGDGVPVSSRVSAKIQQLVNTLKQPRRPPLREFFVDDFEELLEVQQPDPKQPRPEGAEMLAVRGEALGVVTNWPPSLEAALQRWGTISPKAPCLTSLDTTGKPLYVLTYGKLWSRSIKLAYNILHKLGSKQEAMVRPGDRVALVFPNNDPVAFMVAFYGCLLAEVVPVPIEVPLTRKDAGSQQIGFLLGSCGVTVALTSDACHKGLPKSATGEIPQFRGWPKLLWFVTESKHLSKPPRDWFPHIKDANNDTAYIEYKTCKDGSVLGVTVMRIALLTHCQALTQACGYTEAETIVNVLDFKKDVGLWHGILTSVMNMMHVISVPYSLMKVNPLSWIQKVYLFKAKVACVKSRDMHWALVAHREQKDISLSSLRMLLVADGSNPWSISSCDAFLNVFQSKGLRSEVICPCASSPEALTVAIRRPVEDCSQPPGRGVLSMQGLSYCVVRVDTEERLSVLTVQDVGTVMPGALVCVVRPEGVPLLCKTDEIGELCVCSVATGTSYYGLTGMTKNTFEVFPVSASGGLVSEYAFVRTGLLGFVGPGGLVFISGKMDGLITVSGRRHNADDIVATALAVEPMKFVYRGRIAVFSVTVLRDERIVVVAEQRPDSTEEDSFQWMSRVLQAIDSIHGVGVFCLALVPANTLPKTPLGGIHLSETKQLYLEGGLHPCNVLMCPHTCVTNLPKPRQKQPEIGPASVMVGNLVSGKRIAMASGRDLGQSDDNDQFLFLSEVLQWRSQTTPDHILYTLLSSRGAVSSSLTCLQLHKRAERVAALLLERGGLQEGDHVALVYPPAPKFGKSAACRTWNLLVKGKMSSAVVF from the exons gtatggAGGGTATGTCTCATCGCCCACCCTTCGGTCCCCCTTCTGCAGCTCGCTTCCACAGACGGCGCTCTTCCGGAACACGCGATGAACGCTACCGTTCAG ACGTCCACAGCGAGGCGGTTCAGGCTGTGTTAGCTAGACATGTGGAGAGCAAGGTGGCCGTGCCCATGCCCTCCAAACGACGATCACTGGTGGTACAGACATCCATGGATGCCTACACACCCccag GCCTGTCCCCTCTGTGCTCAGACTCCTCGTCGGGCTCGGAAGAAGAGGCGGAGCCAGGCGACGACATGCCCGGGATGGAACACTGGATGGGTCGCCCCGCCCACCTAGGTCCGGCCCACCTGGGCTCcacctcctcgtcctcctcttccACCCAGAGTGGCGGTAGCGGTAACGCGGGGCGACTGGCCGACTcgctcgcgcacacacacctctcGCACCCCCACCTGGCTCACACGCACCTCACCCACCCGCACCTGAGCCAGTCGCACCACGCGTCCACCCACCACTCCCAGACCCATCACG GTATAAGCCACTTGTCCCTGAAGCGGAAGGCAGCTCTGGGCGTGGCAGAGAACGGGGGCTCTCTCAGGAGGTCCTGCGAGTTTGGCTCTGATATGCTTTGGCCTCCGCCTCTGGAGTCTGATG AGAATCACTCTGCTCCACCTGATGTGTCTGGGTATTCGTCTGACTCCTCCCACTCCCACCCCCACTCAGAGCGCCACATAGGAACCATCGCCCGGAACACCCAGAAGTATGGCAACGCTGAGCGCATGGAAACCGGGGACGGGGTCCCGGTCAGCAGCCGCGTGTCGGCCAAGATCCAGCAGCTGGTGAACACCCTGAAACAGCCCCGCAGGCCCCCGCTGAGAGAGTTCTTCGTCGACGATTTCGAAGAGCTATTAGAAG TCCAGCAACCGGATCCCAAGCAGCCGCGTCCGGAGGGGGCAGAGATGTTGGCGGTGAGAGGGGAGGCGCTGGGGGTGGTGACCAACTGGCCGCCCTCCCTGGAAGCGGCCCTACAACGCTGGGGTACAATCAGCCCCAAAGCCCCCTGCCTCACCAGCCTGGACACCACCGGAAAACCGCTATATGTTCTCACATATG GAAAGCTGTGGTCTCGGAGTATCAAGTTGGCCTATAACATCCTCCACAAGCTGGGCAGCAAGCAGGAGGCCATGGTGCGCCCGGGGGACAGG GTGGCGCTGGTGTTTCCTAACAACGACCCAGTGGCCTTCATGGTGGCTTTCTACGGCTGCCTGCTGGCTGAGGTGGTCCCAGTGCCCATAGAGGTGCCCCTCACACGCAAG GACGCTGGCAGCCAGCAGATTGGATTCCTGTTAGGGAGCTGTGGTGTTACCGTGGCGCTGACCAGCGATGCCTGTCACAAAGGACTGCCCAAGAGCGCCACAGGAGAGATACCCCAGTTCAGAG gATGGCCCAAGTTGCTCTGGTTTGTAACCGAGTCCAAGCATCTCTCCAAACCACCTAGAGACTGGTTCCCTCACATCAAAGATGCCAACAATGACACGGCATACATAGAG TATAAAACATGCAAAGATGGGAGTGTCCTGGGGGTGACCGTCATGAGGATCGCTCTGCTTACTCACTGTCAAGCCCTCACACAGGCCTGTGGCTACACAGAAG CGGAGACCATAGTGAATGTTCTAGATTTCAAAAAGGACGTGGGACTGTGGCACGGAATCCTCACG AGTGTGATGAACATGATGCATGTGATCAGCGTCCCCTATTCTCTGATGAAGGTCAACCCGTTGTCCTGGATACAGAAGGTCTACCTCTTCAAAG CTAAGGTAGCGTGTGTGAAATCCAGGGACATGCACTGGGCTCTGGTGGCTCACAGAGAACAGAAGGACATCAGTCTGAGTTCACTCCGGATGCTGCTGGTCGCGGACGGATCAAACCCCT GGTCTATCTCGTCCTGCGATGCGTTCCTCAATGTATTCCAAAGTAAAGgcttgaggtcagaggtcatctGTCCCTGTGCCAGCTCTCCAGAGGCCCTGACCGTCGCCATCAGAAG GCCGGTGGAGGACTGTAGCCAGCCCCCGGGCCGAGGCGTCCTCTCCATGCAGGGCCTGAGCTACTGCGTGGTCCGCGTCGACACGGAGGAGCGTCTGTCCGTCCTGACCGTGCAGGACGTGGGTACCGTCATGCCCGGAG ccctggtgtgtgtggtgaggcCGGAGGGCGTGCCGCTGCTGTGCAAGACGGACGAGATCggggagctgtgtgtgtgttccgtcGCCACGGGGACCTCCTACTACGGGTTAACGGGGATGACCAAGAACACCTTCGAG gtgttccCTGTGTCGGCCAGCGGAGGTCTGGTCAGTGAGTATGCGTTTGTGCGTACGGGCCTGCTGGGCTTTGTGGGTCCAGGGGGCCTGGTGTTTATCTCCGGCAAGATGGACGGTCTTATCACGGTCAGCGGACGCAGGCACAATGCTGACGACATCGTTGCTACGGCGCTGGCTGTTGAGCCAATGAAATTTGTCTACAGGGGGAG gaTAGCTGTGTTCAGTGTCACTGTGCTTCGTGATGAGCGTATCGTGGTTGTAGCAGAGCAGAGGCCAGACTCAACTGAAGAGGACAGTTTTCAGTGGATGAGCCGCGTTCTGCAG GCAATAGACAGTATacatggtgtgggtgtgttttgcTTGGCGTTAGTCCCGGCCAACACCCTCCCCAAGACGCCCCTGGGGGGCATCCACCTGTCAGAGACCAAACAGCTGTACCTCGAGGGGGGGCTGCACCCCTGTAATGTCCTCATGTGTCCTCACACCTGTGTGACTAACCTACCCAAACCACGGCAGAAACAGCCAG AGATCGGTCCAGCCTCCGTGATGGTGGGCAACCTGGTGTCGGGGAAGAGGATCGCCATGGCCAGTGGCAGAGACCTGGGGCAGAGTGATGACAACGACCAG TTCCTGTTCCTGTCGGAGGTGCTGCAGTGGAGATCTCAGACCACGCCTGACCACATCCTCTACACACTCCTTAGCTCCAGG gGGGCTGTGTCCAGTTCTTTGACTTGTCTTCAGCTCCACAAGAGGGCAGAGAGAGTGGCTGCTCTGCTTCTAGAGAGAGGAGGACTCCAGGAGGGAGATCACGTAGCTCTGGTCTACCCACCAg CTCCCAAGTTCGGCAAATCCGCAGCCTGTAGAACCTGGAATCTGTTGGTGAAAGGGAAGATGTCATCGGCAGTAGTCTTCTGA
- the LOC105022010 gene encoding disco-interacting protein 2 homolog C isoform X6 has translation MAEREASPLPLEVRARLAELELELSEGDITQKGYEKKRSKLIRAYVPHPGGMEGMSHRPPFGPPSAARFHRRRSSGTRDERYRSDVHSEAVQAVLARHVESKVAVPMPSKRRSLVVQTSMDAYTPPGLSPLCSDSSSGSEEEAEPGDDMPGMEHWMGRPAHLGPAHLGSTSSSSSSTQSGGSGNAGRLADSLAHTHLSHPHLAHTHLTHPHLSQSHHASTHHSQTHHGISHLSLKRKAALGVAENGGSLRRSCEFGSDMLWPPPLESDENHSAPPDVSGYSSDSSHSHPHSERHIGTIARNTQKYGNAERMETGDGVPVSSRVSAKIQQLVNTLKQPRRPPLREFFVDDFEELLEVQQPDPKQPRPEGAEMLAVRGEALGVVTNWPPSLEAALQRWGTISPKAPCLTSLDTTGKPLYVLTYGKLWSRSIKLAYNILHKLGSKQEAMVRPGDRVALVFPNNDPVAFMVAFYGCLLAEVVPVPIEVPLTRKDAGSQQIGFLLGSCGVTVALTSDACHKGLPKSATGEIPQFRGWPKLLWFVTESKHLSKPPRDWFPHIKDANNDTAYIEYKTCKDGSVLGVTVMRIALLTHCQALTQACGYTEAETIVNVLDFKKDVGLWHGILTSVMNMMHVISVPYSLMKVNPLSWIQKVYLFKAKVACVKSRDMHWALVAHREQKDISLSSLRMLLVADGSNPWSISSCDAFLNVFQSKGLRSEVICPCASSPEALTVAIRRPVEDCSQPPGRGVLSMQGLSYCVVRVDTEERLSVLTVQDVGTVMPGALVCVVRPEGVPLLCKTDEIGELCVCSVATGTSYYGLTGMTKNTFEVFPVSASGGLVSEYAFVRTGLLGFVGPGGLVFISGKMDGLITVSGRRHNADDIVATALAVEPMKFVYRGRIAVFSVTVLRDERIVVVAEQRPDSTEEDSFQWMSRVLQAIDSIHGVGVFCLALVPANTLPKTPLGGIHLSETKQLYLEGGLHPCNVLMCPHTCVTNLPKPRQKQPEIGPASVMVGNLVSGKRIAMASGRDLGQSDDNDQFLFLSEVLQWRSQTTPDHILYTLLSSRVPGNNMHTHKHTRRHIHTHTHPHRHTHTHPHRHTHTHADTHADTHTD, from the exons gtatggAGGGTATGTCTCATCGCCCACCCTTCGGTCCCCCTTCTGCAGCTCGCTTCCACAGACGGCGCTCTTCCGGAACACGCGATGAACGCTACCGTTCAG ACGTCCACAGCGAGGCGGTTCAGGCTGTGTTAGCTAGACATGTGGAGAGCAAGGTGGCCGTGCCCATGCCCTCCAAACGACGATCACTGGTGGTACAGACATCCATGGATGCCTACACACCCccag GCCTGTCCCCTCTGTGCTCAGACTCCTCGTCGGGCTCGGAAGAAGAGGCGGAGCCAGGCGACGACATGCCCGGGATGGAACACTGGATGGGTCGCCCCGCCCACCTAGGTCCGGCCCACCTGGGCTCcacctcctcgtcctcctcttccACCCAGAGTGGCGGTAGCGGTAACGCGGGGCGACTGGCCGACTcgctcgcgcacacacacctctcGCACCCCCACCTGGCTCACACGCACCTCACCCACCCGCACCTGAGCCAGTCGCACCACGCGTCCACCCACCACTCCCAGACCCATCACG GTATAAGCCACTTGTCCCTGAAGCGGAAGGCAGCTCTGGGCGTGGCAGAGAACGGGGGCTCTCTCAGGAGGTCCTGCGAGTTTGGCTCTGATATGCTTTGGCCTCCGCCTCTGGAGTCTGATG AGAATCACTCTGCTCCACCTGATGTGTCTGGGTATTCGTCTGACTCCTCCCACTCCCACCCCCACTCAGAGCGCCACATAGGAACCATCGCCCGGAACACCCAGAAGTATGGCAACGCTGAGCGCATGGAAACCGGGGACGGGGTCCCGGTCAGCAGCCGCGTGTCGGCCAAGATCCAGCAGCTGGTGAACACCCTGAAACAGCCCCGCAGGCCCCCGCTGAGAGAGTTCTTCGTCGACGATTTCGAAGAGCTATTAGAAG TCCAGCAACCGGATCCCAAGCAGCCGCGTCCGGAGGGGGCAGAGATGTTGGCGGTGAGAGGGGAGGCGCTGGGGGTGGTGACCAACTGGCCGCCCTCCCTGGAAGCGGCCCTACAACGCTGGGGTACAATCAGCCCCAAAGCCCCCTGCCTCACCAGCCTGGACACCACCGGAAAACCGCTATATGTTCTCACATATG GAAAGCTGTGGTCTCGGAGTATCAAGTTGGCCTATAACATCCTCCACAAGCTGGGCAGCAAGCAGGAGGCCATGGTGCGCCCGGGGGACAGG GTGGCGCTGGTGTTTCCTAACAACGACCCAGTGGCCTTCATGGTGGCTTTCTACGGCTGCCTGCTGGCTGAGGTGGTCCCAGTGCCCATAGAGGTGCCCCTCACACGCAAG GACGCTGGCAGCCAGCAGATTGGATTCCTGTTAGGGAGCTGTGGTGTTACCGTGGCGCTGACCAGCGATGCCTGTCACAAAGGACTGCCCAAGAGCGCCACAGGAGAGATACCCCAGTTCAGAG gATGGCCCAAGTTGCTCTGGTTTGTAACCGAGTCCAAGCATCTCTCCAAACCACCTAGAGACTGGTTCCCTCACATCAAAGATGCCAACAATGACACGGCATACATAGAG TATAAAACATGCAAAGATGGGAGTGTCCTGGGGGTGACCGTCATGAGGATCGCTCTGCTTACTCACTGTCAAGCCCTCACACAGGCCTGTGGCTACACAGAAG CGGAGACCATAGTGAATGTTCTAGATTTCAAAAAGGACGTGGGACTGTGGCACGGAATCCTCACG AGTGTGATGAACATGATGCATGTGATCAGCGTCCCCTATTCTCTGATGAAGGTCAACCCGTTGTCCTGGATACAGAAGGTCTACCTCTTCAAAG CTAAGGTAGCGTGTGTGAAATCCAGGGACATGCACTGGGCTCTGGTGGCTCACAGAGAACAGAAGGACATCAGTCTGAGTTCACTCCGGATGCTGCTGGTCGCGGACGGATCAAACCCCT GGTCTATCTCGTCCTGCGATGCGTTCCTCAATGTATTCCAAAGTAAAGgcttgaggtcagaggtcatctGTCCCTGTGCCAGCTCTCCAGAGGCCCTGACCGTCGCCATCAGAAG GCCGGTGGAGGACTGTAGCCAGCCCCCGGGCCGAGGCGTCCTCTCCATGCAGGGCCTGAGCTACTGCGTGGTCCGCGTCGACACGGAGGAGCGTCTGTCCGTCCTGACCGTGCAGGACGTGGGTACCGTCATGCCCGGAG ccctggtgtgtgtggtgaggcCGGAGGGCGTGCCGCTGCTGTGCAAGACGGACGAGATCggggagctgtgtgtgtgttccgtcGCCACGGGGACCTCCTACTACGGGTTAACGGGGATGACCAAGAACACCTTCGAG gtgttccCTGTGTCGGCCAGCGGAGGTCTGGTCAGTGAGTATGCGTTTGTGCGTACGGGCCTGCTGGGCTTTGTGGGTCCAGGGGGCCTGGTGTTTATCTCCGGCAAGATGGACGGTCTTATCACGGTCAGCGGACGCAGGCACAATGCTGACGACATCGTTGCTACGGCGCTGGCTGTTGAGCCAATGAAATTTGTCTACAGGGGGAG gaTAGCTGTGTTCAGTGTCACTGTGCTTCGTGATGAGCGTATCGTGGTTGTAGCAGAGCAGAGGCCAGACTCAACTGAAGAGGACAGTTTTCAGTGGATGAGCCGCGTTCTGCAG GCAATAGACAGTATacatggtgtgggtgtgttttgcTTGGCGTTAGTCCCGGCCAACACCCTCCCCAAGACGCCCCTGGGGGGCATCCACCTGTCAGAGACCAAACAGCTGTACCTCGAGGGGGGGCTGCACCCCTGTAATGTCCTCATGTGTCCTCACACCTGTGTGACTAACCTACCCAAACCACGGCAGAAACAGCCAG AGATCGGTCCAGCCTCCGTGATGGTGGGCAACCTGGTGTCGGGGAAGAGGATCGCCATGGCCAGTGGCAGAGACCTGGGGCAGAGTGATGACAACGACCAG TTCCTGTTCCTGTCGGAGGTGCTGCAGTGGAGATCTCAGACCACGCCTGACCACATCCTCTACACACTCCTTAGCTCCAGGGTACCTGGCaataacatgcacacacacaaacacacacgcagacacatacacacgcacacgcacccgcacagacacacacacacgcacccgcacagacacacacacacacacgcagacacacatgcagacacacacacagactaa